The genomic interval TAAATAGATGCTTTAGCACCATTTATTACAGCCTATTAGATTTCCATAAGCATGAACTCAGGGTCAGCCAATAGAGATTTCAAGTAGTTAAGTGATGTTTGACCCAACATTCCATCAATCAAACGGTGATCATAAGTCATAGACAATTTCATGTTTTGTCCGACAACAATTTCGCCTTCACCATTAACAATTGGTTCTTTAACGATTGAACCCAGTCCTAAAATTACGACATCAGAACCATTAATGATTGGTGTAAACCAAGAACCACGAGCAGATCCAATATTTGAAATTGTAATTGTTGAACCTTGCATTTGTTGAGGTTTAAGTGTTCCTTCTCGTGTAGCAGTAGCTAATTCAGCGATTTCTTTAGCAATCTCAAGAATTGATTTAGTTTCAGCTTCATGAATCACTGGAACGTACAAACCAGTTGGAGCATTTACAGCGATTCCAAGGTTGACATGTTCGTGATAAACAATTTCTTGTTTTTCATAGTCAACAGAAGCATTGATATCTGGGAATTTATGAGCAGTAGTAGCCAAAGCTTTAGCAACATAAGCAAGATAGGTTAATTTAATATCTTGTTTTGCAGCAATTTCTTTAAAGACAGCACGATGTTTCACGAGTTTAGAAACTTCAACTTGGTCAAAGTTTGTTACTGGGGGAATGTGTGTATGTTGAGCAGTCATAACTTTAGAAACAACTTTACGAGTTGGATTCATTGCTTCACGTCGATCACCAGCTCCTGCTTTAACGCTTGGCGCTTTTTCAGCAACAGGAGCAGCTGGTTTATCAGCCTTAGGTGCTGGAGCGGCTTCTGGTGCTGTTTGAGCGATAGGAGCGACACTGCCAGATTCAAAAGCTTTAACATCGGCCAACGTTGTGTGACCGTGACGACCAGTTGCAGGAACTTGACTTAAATCAATACCAGCCTTGCGTGCATAATGACGAACAGAAGGCATCGCAAGAATGTGACCAGTAGAAGTTGTTTTAGTCAATGGAGCATTTGCAGGACTAGCTGCTTTAGGTGCTTCTGCGACTGGAGCAGGACTAGCAGCTGCTGGAGCAGCCCCATTTCCATTGTATTCAATTAAAGGAGCCCCAACTTCTACAGTCGTTCCAGCTTCAACGAAAAGTTTAGTGACTTTTCCAGAATATGGAGAAAGAATTTCTTGCATGAGTTTATCATTTTGAACCTCTGCAACAGGATCATCTTCTTTAATTTCATCTCCAACTTTAACTAACCAGTTGGCGATATCTCCTTCATGCATTCCTTCACCAATATCAGGCATCGTGAAGATTTGAGCTTCTCCAGAAGGTGCATCAGTTGTAGCAGTATCAGAACCAGCTGTTTCTTGAGGAGCAGGAGCAGCTGCAGAAGAGCCTGAACCGTCACCATCAAACTCAACCAAAGGAGAATCAACTTCTACGGTTGTTCCAGCTTCAACGAAAAGTTTTGTTACGGTACCAGAATAAGGAGAGAGAATTTCTTGCATAAGTTTATCATTTTGTACTTCAGCAATTGGGTCATCTTCTTTAACAACATCTCCAACTTTAACTAACCAGTTGGCAATGTCTCCTTCGTGCATTCCTTCGCCAATATCAGGCATTTTAAAAATCTCAGTCATAGTCAACCACCTCTTTAACTTTATTCACAATATCTTCAGCTTTAACTGCCCAGTCATTTTCTGCTTGTGCAAATGGGAAAATTGAGTCAGGACCACTAACACGTCCAATTGGGGCTTTAAGGTTCAAAACAAAACGTTCTGAAATTTCGGCCATGACATTCGCTGCGATACCGGCTGTACGTTGAGCTTCTTGAACAACGACCACACGCCCAGTTTTTTCAACTGTTTTACCAATTGACTCAATATCAAGAGGAGCAACTGTTCTGAGGTCAAGGACTTCAGCTTTAATTCCATCTTTTTCGAGTTGTTCAGCAGCTTTAAGAGCAAGTGGAACTGTTCCACCATAAGCAATGATTGAAACATCAGATCCTTCTTTAGCGACTGCAGCAGTATCAAGTGGTGTAGTATAGTAACCTTCAGGAACTTCACCTTTAAGTGAGCGATAAAGGTGAAGGTTTTCAAGGAAAATAACAGGGTCGTTATTTTCAATTGAAGCCAGCAATAATCCTTTAGCATCAGCTGGATTTGAAGGCATTACAACACGAATTCCGGGGATTTGTGAAAATAGCCCTTCAATTGAATCCGCGTGCATTTCAGGCGTTTTAGTTCCGATTCCATAAGGTGTACGCACGACAATATTATTTGAACGTGTGTTATTAAAACGGTAACGTGTCCGGCTCATTTGTCCAGCAATTGAGTCGAAAACTTCAAAGATAAAGGTTCCGAATTGGATTTCCATAATTGGGTGGAAACCTTGTGTTGCAAGACCAATTGCCATTCCACCAATTCCTGATTCAGCAAGTGGAGTATTGAAAACACGTTCTTCTCCATATTTTGCTTGCAGACCATCAGTAGCACGGAAAACCCCACCATTTTGTCCAACGTCTTCACCAAAAATGAGTGCATCTTTATCTTTTTCAAGCGCCAAATCAAGCGCTTCTGTAATTGCTGCAATATAAGTTTTTACTGCCATTCTTATTTGCCCTCGCTTTCAAATTTTGCAATTTGTTCTGCCATTGCTTGGCTTGGCACTTCAAGTGTATTTTTAATGAAGCTAGAAATTTTTTGTTTTTCAACATTGTTGGCTTTCTTAATGTCGGCATCAATACCTGCATCAAGTTCAGCAATATAAGCTTCCTCTTTCTCTGTATCCCAAAGTCCTTTTTCAGTCAGGAAATTACGCATACGAACGAGAGGTTCTTTTTTCCACCAAGCTTCAATGTCTTCTTTAGTACGATAGCGAAGTGGGTCATCACCAGCTGTTGAGTGTGGTTCTAAACGGTTTGTAATTGCTTCAATAACAACTGGACCATTTCCAGCTACTGCCCAAGCACGAGCTTCTTTAGAAGCAAGATACATAGCAATCGCGTCCATTCCATCAACTACGATCGAAGGAGCACCTGCGGCCCAACCTTTAGCAGCTAAATGAGGAGCGGCACTTTGGAGACTACGAGGTGTCGAAATTGCATAGCCGTTATTTTGGATAAAGGCAACAAGTGGGGCTTTATAAGCTCCAGCAAAGTTAATTCCTTCATAAGTATCACCTTGTGAAGAACCACCATCACCAGTGTAAACGAAAGCTACAGCATCTTTTTTACGTTTTTTGAGTCCGAGCGCGACACCAGCAGCTTCAACGTATTGAGCACCAATGATAATTTGTGGGAACCATGAGTTTACAGGTTTACCATCATCGGTAGTGTACTCATTACCAAGTTGATGTCCACGAGACCAAAGAAGACCTTTCCAGATTGGCCAACCTTTTGCGTAAATTTGTGGCAAGTCACGGTAACCTGGGAAGAGCCAGTCTTCGTCAGTGAAAGCGAATGATGAGGCCATTTGAGAAGCTTCTTGACCAGCGTGAGGTCCAAAGAATCCCATACGTCCTTGTTTAGCTAATTTCATTGAACGAATGTCAACTTGACGTGCAAAAAGCATACTTTTAAAGAGTTCAACGAGTTTTTCATCAGAAAGTCCTGCACGTTTAAGACCATCTTCGTCAACAATTTTTCCTTCTTCGTTAAGAATTTGAAGCATTGGAAATGTAGTGTCTTGCAGTTCTAGCTGCGCTTTGAAATCTAAGATTTGTTCTGAATTTGACATAATAGATTCCCTTTCTATTTTATGTGTCTATAATTAGAAATTTATCATTTTTTGGAGAAATT from Lactococcus lactis carries:
- a CDS encoding alpha-ketoacid dehydrogenase subunit beta: MAVKTYIAAITEALDLALEKDKDALIFGEDVGQNGGVFRATDGLQAKYGEERVFNTPLAESGIGGMAIGLATQGFHPIMEIQFGTFIFEVFDSIAGQMSRTRYRFNNTRSNNIVVRTPYGIGTKTPEMHADSIEGLFSQIPGIRVVMPSNPADAKGLLLASIENNDPVIFLENLHLYRSLKGEVPEGYYTTPLDTAAVAKEGSDVSIIAYGGTVPLALKAAEQLEKDGIKAEVLDLRTVAPLDIESIGKTVEKTGRVVVVQEAQRTAGIAANVMAEISERFVLNLKAPIGRVSGPDSIFPFAQAENDWAVKAEDIVNKVKEVVDYD
- a CDS encoding 2-oxo acid dehydrogenase subunit E2; amino-acid sequence: MTEIFKMPDIGEGMHEGDIANWLVKVGDVVKEDDPIAEVQNDKLMQEILSPYSGTVTKLFVEAGTTVEVDSPLVEFDGDGSGSSAAAPAPQETAGSDTATTDAPSGEAQIFTMPDIGEGMHEGDIANWLVKVGDEIKEDDPVAEVQNDKLMQEILSPYSGKVTKLFVEAGTTVEVGAPLIEYNGNGAAPAAASPAPVAEAPKAASPANAPLTKTTSTGHILAMPSVRHYARKAGIDLSQVPATGRHGHTTLADVKAFESGSVAPIAQTAPEAAPAPKADKPAAPVAEKAPSVKAGAGDRREAMNPTRKVVSKVMTAQHTHIPPVTNFDQVEVSKLVKHRAVFKEIAAKQDIKLTYLAYVAKALATTAHKFPDINASVDYEKQEIVYHEHVNLGIAVNAPTGLYVPVIHEAETKSILEIAKEIAELATATREGTLKPQQMQGSTITISNIGSARGSWFTPIINGSDVVILGLGSIVKEPIVNGEGEIVVGQNMKLSMTYDHRLIDGMLGQTSLNYLKSLLADPEFMLMEI
- a CDS encoding thiamine pyrophosphate-dependent dehydrogenase E1 component subunit alpha, whose product is MSNSEQILDFKAQLELQDTTFPMLQILNEEGKIVDEDGLKRAGLSDEKLVELFKSMLFARQVDIRSMKLAKQGRMGFFGPHAGQEASQMASSFAFTDEDWLFPGYRDLPQIYAKGWPIWKGLLWSRGHQLGNEYTTDDGKPVNSWFPQIIIGAQYVEAAGVALGLKKRKKDAVAFVYTGDGGSSQGDTYEGINFAGAYKAPLVAFIQNNGYAISTPRSLQSAAPHLAAKGWAAGAPSIVVDGMDAIAMYLASKEARAWAVAGNGPVVIEAITNRLEPHSTAGDDPLRYRTKEDIEAWWKKEPLVRMRNFLTEKGLWDTEKEEAYIAELDAGIDADIKKANNVEKQKISSFIKNTLEVPSQAMAEQIAKFESEGK